One stretch of Streptomyces sp. MMBL 11-1 DNA includes these proteins:
- a CDS encoding PIG-L family deacetylase, producing the protein MDSTSSILQIVAHPDDDLYFMNPTAFQAMKAGVRTTTVYLTSGDAQGENPRPWSTEPVVADREAYGKARQNGLRAAYAAMVLGDRTAAWTSGTWQTADGGLAEVYSLAAAPWVTLFFLNIRQHGTPEGPSRSLHVLWRGEAERVPTLVPRGGLVGDVFWYTRPGVVATLVNLMEIVRPTVIRTMDPDPDRLVHDENFPQRHDYGDLSDHCDHTAAALFSWTAISQYRGPAEGRHFAVEAFRGYYNERWPHNLSPQAVSLKEFFLNIYGAADGYDCGDPAGSGDYAVGLNSRGPGWVQSTTPRYPGTGDWLRPDARGRLTAFAVIDQQAAVWVQAQPGGDQWRGPFLLGGAPLAPGLAVSLTPDGRWQIFAERLSYLAHDDAHGREIVTLEQAVPDGPFGEWGTLGNPSAADPRRDRHLGAPVVTRDGKGRLHLFVRNAGQGVHSRVRAADGSWGEWTDLRGFDVQEGLSALTARDGSVELFASSREGVFHWSQDTIDSLPSRAPRFKLSVPAGPPTALVQPGGRVMVVFRKPGDGRLMLAEEDTPGGRWAKPAAPIGGRGGFGPVAAAASTSPETGTLLVTRSDLGGLAYRFHPDDSPWQELSTAELGGTVVGTPATSFDSAGRAVVAALGNDGRLHVTTQLAPGRGGFGPWTAIG; encoded by the coding sequence ATGGACAGCACCTCATCCATCCTCCAGATCGTCGCGCACCCCGACGACGACCTGTACTTCATGAACCCCACCGCCTTCCAGGCGATGAAGGCGGGTGTCCGGACCACCACGGTCTACCTGACCAGCGGGGACGCCCAGGGCGAGAACCCCCGCCCCTGGTCGACCGAACCCGTCGTCGCGGACCGGGAGGCCTACGGCAAGGCCCGGCAGAACGGACTCAGGGCCGCGTACGCCGCGATGGTGCTGGGCGACCGCACCGCCGCCTGGACGAGTGGCACCTGGCAGACCGCGGACGGCGGACTCGCGGAGGTCTACTCCCTGGCCGCCGCCCCGTGGGTCACGCTGTTCTTCCTCAACATCCGCCAGCACGGCACGCCCGAGGGCCCCTCCCGGAGCCTGCACGTGCTGTGGCGCGGGGAGGCCGAGCGGGTGCCGACGCTGGTGCCCCGGGGCGGGCTGGTGGGCGACGTCTTCTGGTACACGCGCCCGGGTGTCGTGGCGACCCTCGTCAACCTGATGGAGATCGTCCGGCCGACGGTGATCCGCACCATGGACCCCGACCCCGACCGGCTCGTCCACGACGAGAACTTCCCCCAGCGCCACGACTACGGGGATCTCAGCGACCACTGTGACCACACGGCCGCCGCGCTGTTCAGCTGGACCGCCATCAGCCAGTACCGCGGTCCCGCCGAGGGCAGACACTTCGCCGTCGAGGCCTTCCGCGGCTACTACAACGAGCGGTGGCCGCACAACCTCAGCCCCCAGGCCGTCTCGCTGAAGGAGTTCTTCCTCAACATCTACGGCGCCGCCGACGGGTACGACTGCGGCGACCCGGCCGGCAGCGGCGACTACGCCGTCGGCCTCAACTCACGGGGCCCCGGCTGGGTCCAGAGCACCACCCCGCGCTACCCCGGGACCGGCGACTGGCTGCGCCCCGACGCGCGGGGACGGCTGACGGCCTTCGCCGTGATCGACCAGCAGGCGGCGGTCTGGGTACAGGCCCAGCCCGGCGGGGACCAGTGGCGCGGCCCCTTCCTGCTGGGCGGTGCTCCGCTCGCGCCCGGACTCGCCGTGTCGCTGACCCCGGACGGCCGGTGGCAGATCTTCGCCGAACGGCTCTCCTACCTGGCCCACGACGACGCGCACGGACGGGAGATCGTCACGCTCGAACAGGCCGTCCCCGACGGCCCGTTCGGCGAATGGGGGACCCTCGGCAACCCCTCGGCGGCCGATCCCCGCCGGGACCGTCACCTGGGAGCGCCGGTCGTGACCCGGGACGGCAAGGGACGCCTGCACCTGTTCGTGCGCAATGCCGGGCAGGGCGTCCACTCACGCGTCCGGGCGGCCGACGGGAGCTGGGGCGAGTGGACCGACCTGCGGGGGTTCGACGTTCAGGAGGGGCTGTCCGCGCTCACGGCGCGCGACGGATCCGTCGAGCTGTTCGCCTCCAGCCGCGAGGGGGTCTTCCACTGGAGCCAGGACACCATCGACTCGCTCCCCTCGCGCGCCCCGAGGTTCAAGCTGAGCGTGCCCGCCGGCCCGCCGACCGCCCTCGTGCAGCCCGGAGGCCGGGTGATGGTCGTCTTCCGGAAGCCGGGCGACGGCCGGCTGATGCTGGCGGAGGAGGACACGCCCGGCGGCCGCTGGGCGAAGCCCGCCGCACCGATCGGCGGCCGGGGCGGCTTCGGCCCGGTGGCGGCCGCCGCGAGCACCTCGCCGGAGACCGGCACACTCCTGGTGACCCGGAGTGACCTGGGCGGGCTGGCCTACCGCTTCCACCCGGACGACTCGCCGTGGCAGGAGCTGTCGACCGCCGAGCTGGGCGGCACGGTGGTGGGCACCCCG